The following coding sequences lie in one Mycobacterium sp. DL440 genomic window:
- the mmsB gene encoding 3-hydroxyisobutyrate dehydrogenase — MSTIAFLGLGHMGGPMAANLVTAGHTVRGFDPVPAAQEAAKAHGVNMFDTGGEAVTGADVVITMLPNGALVKSCYAEVLPAAAAGALFIDSSTISVDDAREVHKVALEHGFAQLDAPVSGGVKGAVAGTLAFMVGGEDEAVERGRAVLEPMAGKIIHCGTTGAGQAAKVCNNMVLAVQQIAVGEAFVLAEHLGLDKQALFDVITGATGNCWAVHTNCPVPGPVPTSPANNDFKPGFATALMNKDLGLAMAAVESTGSSAPLGTHAAEIYAKFAESNAGKDFSAVIETLRD; from the coding sequence GTGAGCACGATCGCGTTCTTGGGGCTGGGCCACATGGGCGGGCCGATGGCCGCCAACCTGGTGACGGCCGGGCACACCGTGCGCGGCTTCGACCCGGTTCCCGCCGCGCAGGAGGCGGCAAAGGCCCACGGCGTCAACATGTTCGATACCGGCGGCGAGGCGGTCACCGGTGCCGACGTGGTGATCACCATGCTGCCCAACGGCGCGTTGGTGAAGAGCTGTTACGCCGAGGTGCTGCCCGCGGCCGCCGCGGGGGCCCTGTTCATCGACAGCTCGACGATCTCGGTCGACGACGCCCGTGAGGTGCACAAGGTCGCCCTCGAGCACGGCTTCGCCCAGCTCGACGCCCCGGTGTCCGGTGGGGTCAAGGGCGCGGTGGCCGGCACGCTGGCGTTCATGGTCGGCGGTGAAGACGAAGCGGTCGAGCGTGGCCGCGCCGTGCTGGAACCCATGGCGGGCAAGATCATTCACTGCGGCACCACCGGTGCCGGCCAGGCCGCCAAGGTGTGCAACAACATGGTGCTGGCCGTGCAGCAGATCGCCGTCGGCGAGGCGTTCGTGCTGGCCGAGCATCTCGGCCTGGACAAGCAGGCACTGTTCGACGTGATCACCGGCGCGACCGGCAATTGCTGGGCCGTTCACACGAATTGCCCGGTGCCCGGCCCGGTTCCGACCTCCCCGGCCAACAACGATTTCAAGCCGGGGTTCGCCACCGCGCTGATGAACAAGGACCTCGGCCTGGCGATGGCGGCGGTGGAATCCACCGGGTCGTCGGCCCCGCTGGGCACGCATGCGGCCGAGATCTACGCGAAATTCGCTGAGTCGAATGCGGGCAAGGACTTCAGCGCGGTCATCGAGACGCTGCGCGACTGA
- a CDS encoding CoA-acylating methylmalonate-semialdehyde dehydrogenase, with translation MTTQIPHFINGQRTTAGSTRTADVLNPSTGEVQAQVALATAADVDTAVAGAVEAQKEWAAYNPQRRARVLMKFIELVNQNADELAELLSIEHGKTVADSLGDIQRGIEVIEFAVGVPHLLKGEFTEGAGTGIDVYSIRQPLGVVAGITPFNFPAMIPLWKAGPALACGNALILKPSERDPSVPLRLAELFIEAGLPPGVLQVVNGDKESVDAIIEHPDIKAIGFVGSSDIAQYIYSGAAANGKRAQCFGGAKNHMIVMPDADLDQAVDALIGAGYGSAGERCMAISVAVPVGEETANRLRNRLVERINELRVGHSLDPKADYGPMVTGAALERAKSYIAQGVESGAELVVDGRERAANDLTFGDADLSKGYFIGPTLFDHVTSDMSIYTDEIFGPVLCIVRAHDYEEALRLPSEHEYGNGVAVFTRDGDTARDFVSRVQVGMVGVNVPIPVPVSYHSFGGWKRSGFGDLNQYGTASIQFYTKVKTVTERWPSGIKDGAEFVIPTFK, from the coding sequence ATGACTACACAGATTCCCCACTTCATCAACGGCCAGCGCACCACTGCCGGGTCGACCCGTACCGCCGATGTGCTCAATCCCAGCACCGGCGAGGTGCAGGCGCAGGTGGCCCTGGCCACGGCCGCCGATGTCGACACCGCCGTCGCCGGCGCCGTCGAGGCCCAGAAAGAATGGGCTGCCTACAACCCGCAGCGTCGCGCCCGGGTGCTGATGAAGTTCATCGAACTGGTGAATCAGAACGCCGATGAACTGGCCGAGCTGCTCTCCATCGAACACGGCAAGACCGTCGCCGACTCGCTCGGCGACATCCAGCGCGGCATCGAGGTCATCGAGTTCGCGGTCGGCGTCCCCCACCTGCTCAAGGGCGAGTTCACCGAGGGCGCAGGCACCGGCATCGATGTGTACTCGATCCGCCAGCCCCTGGGCGTGGTCGCCGGCATCACCCCGTTCAACTTCCCGGCGATGATCCCGCTGTGGAAGGCCGGCCCGGCGCTGGCTTGTGGAAATGCACTGATCCTCAAGCCTTCCGAGCGGGATCCCTCGGTTCCGCTGCGGCTGGCCGAGCTGTTCATCGAGGCCGGACTGCCCCCGGGCGTGCTGCAGGTGGTCAACGGCGACAAGGAGTCCGTCGACGCCATCATCGAGCATCCGGACATCAAGGCCATTGGCTTCGTCGGCAGCTCGGACATCGCGCAGTACATCTATTCGGGTGCGGCGGCCAACGGCAAGCGGGCGCAGTGCTTCGGTGGCGCCAAGAACCACATGATCGTGATGCCTGACGCCGATCTGGACCAGGCCGTCGACGCGCTCATCGGCGCCGGCTACGGCAGCGCCGGCGAGCGCTGCATGGCGATCAGCGTTGCGGTCCCGGTCGGCGAGGAAACCGCGAACCGACTGCGCAACAGGCTGGTCGAGCGCATCAACGAGCTGCGGGTCGGGCATAGCCTGGACCCCAAAGCCGACTACGGCCCGATGGTCACCGGCGCCGCCCTCGAACGCGCCAAGAGCTACATCGCCCAGGGAGTGGAGTCTGGTGCCGAACTCGTGGTCGACGGCCGTGAACGCGCCGCCAACGATCTGACCTTCGGTGACGCCGACCTCTCCAAGGGCTACTTCATCGGACCCACCCTGTTCGACCATGTCACCTCCGACATGTCGATCTACACCGACGAGATCTTCGGCCCGGTGCTGTGCATCGTGCGCGCGCATGACTACGAGGAGGCCCTCCGGCTGCCGTCGGAACACGAGTACGGCAACGGCGTGGCGGTGTTCACCCGTGACGGCGACACCGCGCGTGACTTCGTCTCGCGGGTCCAGGTCGGCATGGTGGGCGTCAACGTGCCGATCCCGGTTCCGGTGTCCTACCACAGCTTCGGCGGCTGGAAGCGGTCCGGCTTCGGCGACCTGAACCAGTATGGGACGGCGTCGATCCAGTTCTACACCAAGGTCAAGACCGTCACCGAGCGGTGGCCCTCTGGCATCAAGGACGGCGCCGAGTTCGTCATCCCGACGTTCAAGTAG
- a CDS encoding ABC transporter permease, which translates to MTAILGSGTGRALAAFGRNDIRGTYRDPLLVMVVLAPVIWTGGVALLTPKVTEMLAQRYDFDLVPYYPLVLTAFLLLTSIIIAGGLGAFLILDEVDAGTMAALRVTPVPMSTFFGYRAGTVMVVTTVYVIATLSFSGILEPGLAGALIPIGLVAGLSAVVTLLLIVTLAGNKIQGIAMLRALGMLIAGLPCLPWFIDSPWNLAFGVLPPYWAAKAFWVASTHGTWWPYLVGGVFYNLAIAWPLFRRFLTKSS; encoded by the coding sequence GTGACTGCAATACTGGGTTCCGGCACGGGCAGGGCTCTGGCTGCATTCGGCCGCAACGATATTCGTGGCACCTACCGTGATCCGCTGCTGGTGATGGTCGTGCTCGCACCTGTGATCTGGACCGGCGGCGTGGCTCTCCTGACGCCCAAGGTCACCGAGATGCTCGCGCAGCGTTACGACTTCGACCTCGTGCCGTATTACCCGCTGGTGCTCACCGCGTTTCTCCTGTTGACCAGCATCATCATCGCCGGGGGACTGGGCGCGTTCCTGATACTCGACGAGGTCGACGCCGGCACCATGGCCGCACTGCGCGTGACGCCGGTCCCGATGTCGACGTTCTTCGGGTATCGCGCGGGCACGGTCATGGTGGTCACCACGGTCTATGTGATCGCGACACTGTCATTCAGCGGGATTCTGGAACCGGGGCTGGCCGGGGCCCTGATCCCGATCGGGTTGGTCGCCGGATTGTCGGCTGTGGTGACGCTGCTGCTCATTGTCACCTTGGCGGGCAACAAGATTCAGGGCATTGCGATGCTGCGCGCGCTGGGCATGCTGATAGCGGGGCTGCCGTGCCTGCCCTGGTTCATCGACTCGCCATGGAACCTGGCCTTCGGTGTGCTGCCGCCGTATTGGGCGGCCAAGGCGTTCTGGGTCGCCAGCACGCATGGGACCTGGTGGCCATATCTGGTGGGCGGTGTATTCTACAACCTCGCGATCGCCTGGCCGTTGTTCCGTCGCTTCCTCACCAAAAGCAGCTGA
- a CDS encoding ABC transporter permease, producing the protein MTRLITAIRLELTVAARQKFLHAGVFSGLVWLAVLLPMPRDLRPVMEPYVLAGDIAIIGFFFIGGSVFFEKQERTLGAIISTPLRFWEYLTAKLCVLLAISLFVAIVVSTIADGFTYHPVPLVLGVLLGTLLMLLVGFITSLPFASVTDWFLAATIPLAIMLVPPLIYYSGLWPNPAMYLVPTQGPLLLLGVAFDQVALTNWLLLYSVLYPVLSLIVLWWAAHVLFGRYVVERSGVL; encoded by the coding sequence ATGACCCGGCTGATCACCGCGATCCGGCTGGAACTGACCGTCGCGGCCCGGCAGAAGTTCCTGCACGCGGGTGTGTTCTCCGGTCTCGTCTGGTTGGCGGTGCTGCTGCCGATGCCCCGCGACCTGCGCCCGGTCATGGAACCCTATGTGCTCGCCGGTGACATCGCGATCATCGGGTTCTTCTTCATCGGCGGCTCGGTGTTCTTCGAGAAGCAGGAACGGACACTCGGCGCCATCATCTCCACCCCGCTGCGGTTCTGGGAATATTTGACAGCCAAACTCTGTGTGCTGTTGGCCATCTCGTTGTTCGTGGCGATCGTGGTGTCAACCATCGCCGACGGCTTCACCTACCATCCGGTGCCGCTGGTTCTCGGAGTTCTACTCGGCACGCTGCTGATGCTGCTGGTCGGGTTCATCACGTCGCTACCGTTCGCCTCCGTCACCGACTGGTTTCTCGCCGCCACCATCCCGCTGGCGATCATGCTGGTGCCGCCGCTGATCTACTACTCGGGGCTGTGGCCCAACCCGGCGATGTACCTCGTGCCGACCCAGGGGCCGCTGCTGCTCTTGGGTGTGGCGTTCGACCAGGTGGCATTGACGAACTGGCTGCTGCTCTATTCGGTGCTGTATCCCGTTCTGTCGCTGATCGTTCTGTGGTGGGCCGCCCACGTGCTGTTCGGCCGCTACGTCGTCGAAAGGTCGGGTGTGCTGTGA
- a CDS encoding isobutyryl-CoA dehydrogenase — translation MSEDDRVITDTAAAFAEKRIAPYALEWDETHHFPTDVLREAAELGMGAIYCGEDAGGSGLRRLDAVRIFEQLAAADPTLAAFLSIHNMCTWMVDSFGTEEQRKTWVPRLASMEAIASYCLTEPGAGSDAAALRTRAVRDGDDWVLDGVKQFISGAGSSDVYVVMARTGAEGPKGISAFVVEKDAPGLSFGAQEQKMGWNAQPTAQVIFEGVRVPAEALLGGTEGTGFGIAMNGLNGGRINIAACSLGGAQAAYDKTLSYLADRKAFGGALLDEPTIRFTLADMATGLETSRNMLWRAASALDANHPDKVTLCAMAKRYVTDTCYDIADQALQLHGGYGYLREYGLEKIVRDLRVHRILEGTNEIMRVVIGRAESTRTRATG, via the coding sequence CTGAGCGAGGACGACCGTGTCATCACCGACACGGCGGCTGCGTTCGCCGAAAAACGCATCGCGCCATACGCGTTGGAATGGGACGAGACCCATCACTTCCCCACCGACGTACTGCGCGAGGCGGCCGAACTCGGCATGGGCGCCATCTACTGCGGTGAGGACGCCGGTGGCAGCGGGCTGCGCCGACTGGATGCAGTGCGCATCTTCGAACAGCTCGCCGCCGCTGACCCGACCCTGGCGGCGTTCCTGTCCATCCACAACATGTGCACGTGGATGGTGGACAGCTTCGGCACCGAGGAGCAACGCAAGACCTGGGTGCCGAGGCTGGCCTCGATGGAAGCCATCGCCAGCTACTGCCTGACCGAACCGGGTGCCGGTTCGGACGCGGCCGCATTGCGGACCAGGGCAGTGCGCGATGGTGACGACTGGGTGCTCGACGGCGTCAAACAGTTCATCTCCGGGGCCGGCAGCTCCGATGTGTATGTAGTGATGGCCAGAACCGGCGCCGAAGGCCCGAAGGGCATCTCGGCGTTCGTGGTCGAAAAGGATGCTCCGGGGCTGAGTTTCGGTGCGCAGGAACAGAAGATGGGCTGGAACGCCCAGCCCACCGCCCAGGTGATCTTCGAGGGGGTTCGGGTTCCGGCCGAGGCCCTGCTCGGTGGCACCGAGGGCACCGGGTTCGGGATCGCGATGAACGGTCTGAACGGCGGGCGGATCAATATCGCCGCCTGCTCGCTGGGCGGCGCGCAGGCCGCCTACGACAAGACGCTGAGCTACCTGGCCGACCGCAAGGCCTTCGGCGGTGCCCTGCTCGACGAGCCGACCATTCGGTTCACGCTCGCCGACATGGCCACAGGCCTGGAGACGTCCCGAAACATGTTGTGGCGAGCGGCGTCTGCACTGGACGCCAACCACCCCGACAAGGTGACGTTGTGCGCGATGGCCAAGCGGTATGTCACCGACACCTGCTATGACATTGCCGATCAGGCACTGCAGTTGCACGGCGGCTACGGCTATCTGCGTGAGTACGGTCTGGAGAAAATCGTCCGGGATCTGCGGGTGCACCGCATCCTTGAGGGCACCAACGAAATCATGCGCGTGGTGATCGGTCGAGCGGAATCGACTCGGACCCGCGCCACCGGATAG
- a CDS encoding ABC transporter ATP-binding protein: protein MRTTTEVIDVRGLTFTYPKAAEPAVRGMDFSVAQGEIFGFLGPSGAGKSTTQKLLIGLLRGHGGQATVWGRDPVDWGPDYYQRVGVSFELPNHYHKLTGLENLRFFGSLYDGPTADPMELLEAVGLGDAANARVSKYSKGMQMRLTFARSLINNPEVLFLDEPTSGLDPVTARKVKDIILDLKARGRTIFLTTHDMSTADELCDRVAFVVDGAIVALDTPAELKIARSQRRVRLQYRTPGGLATSEYGMDGLADDPGFHAILRDHHVETIHSREASLNDVFVEVTGRRLS, encoded by the coding sequence ATGCGTACTACGACCGAAGTCATCGACGTTCGGGGGTTGACCTTCACCTATCCCAAGGCTGCCGAACCGGCCGTGCGTGGCATGGACTTCAGCGTCGCGCAGGGGGAGATTTTCGGGTTCCTCGGGCCCAGTGGTGCCGGGAAATCCACCACGCAGAAGCTGCTCATCGGGCTGCTTCGCGGGCATGGTGGCCAGGCCACGGTGTGGGGCCGCGACCCGGTGGACTGGGGGCCGGACTACTACCAGCGCGTCGGTGTGTCCTTCGAGCTGCCCAACCACTATCACAAGCTCACCGGCCTGGAGAACCTCCGGTTTTTCGGTTCCCTGTACGACGGCCCGACAGCCGACCCGATGGAGCTACTCGAAGCCGTCGGTCTGGGCGATGCCGCCAACGCCCGAGTTTCCAAGTACTCCAAGGGAATGCAGATGCGGTTGACGTTCGCGCGGTCGCTGATCAACAACCCAGAGGTGCTGTTCCTCGATGAGCCCACCTCGGGGCTCGACCCCGTCACCGCCCGCAAGGTCAAGGACATCATCCTGGACCTGAAGGCGCGTGGCCGCACGATCTTCCTGACCACCCATGACATGTCCACCGCTGACGAACTGTGCGACCGGGTGGCCTTCGTCGTCGACGGCGCGATCGTCGCGCTCGACACCCCGGCCGAACTCAAAATCGCCCGCAGCCAACGCCGAGTTCGGTTGCAGTACCGCACCCCCGGCGGGCTCGCCACTTCCGAGTACGGGATGGACGGTTTGGCCGACGATCCGGGATTCCATGCGATTCTGCGCGATCACCACGTCGAGACGATCCACAGTCGCGAAGCCAGCCTCAACGACGTCTTCGTCGAGGTCACCGGGCGGCGGTTGTCATGA
- a CDS encoding GbsR/MarR family transcriptional regulator yields MQHGAEQLALVLSSHGMQRMPARVLATLLFSEQPSVTMAELADTLHASAGSISGSLKMLTSVGLAERVPAPTSRRDHFRLRDDAWAVLFTSQNETIAAMQAAADAGITATDDNGPAHHRLTQMRDFYAFLMAEIPTLLDRWQQQKSQGSKPT; encoded by the coding sequence CTGCAGCATGGAGCCGAGCAGTTGGCCTTGGTACTCAGCAGTCACGGCATGCAGCGGATGCCCGCACGCGTGCTCGCCACCCTGCTGTTCTCCGAACAACCCAGCGTCACGATGGCCGAGTTGGCCGACACCCTGCACGCCAGCGCCGGGTCGATCTCGGGTTCGCTGAAGATGCTGACGTCTGTCGGCCTGGCCGAGCGGGTGCCCGCCCCAACAAGCCGGCGCGATCACTTCCGGTTACGTGACGACGCGTGGGCGGTTCTGTTCACCAGCCAGAACGAGACGATCGCGGCCATGCAAGCGGCCGCCGACGCCGGGATCACCGCCACCGACGACAACGGCCCGGCTCACCACCGACTGACTCAGATGCGCGACTTCTACGCGTTTCTGATGGCCGAGATCCCCACCCTGCTGGATCGCTGGCAGCAACAGAAGAGTCAGGGAAGCAAACCGACCTGA